The following DNA comes from Anaerostipes rhamnosivorans.
GGACAGGACAGCACCACCTGTCTGTTCTGGGCAAAGAAAAAATATGAGGAAGTCATTGCGCTTTCTTTTAACTATGGACAGAAGCATTCAGACGAGCTGGTCTGTGCAAAAGAAATCTGCAAAAAGCATGGGGTGGAGCATCATATCCTGGATATGGGCCTGCTAAACCAGCTGGCGCCAAATTCCCTGACCAGGGCGGATATTGAGGTGGACAAAGAAGCGCCAGAGACCGGTACACCCAATTCCTTTGTAGACGGAAGGAATATGCTCTTTCTTACATTCGCAGCTGTGTTTGCAAAACAGAGAGGGATTCATGTGTTGGTGACCGGTGTGTCACAGAGTGATTTCAGCGGATATCCAGACTGCAGACATGTGTTTATCACATCTCTTGAAACAACCCTGACGCTAGCAATGGACTACGAGTTTGAGGTGATCACTCCGCTCATGTGGATTGACAAAAAAGAGACATGGAAAATGGCCGATGATCTGGGAGTTTTTGATATTATCAGGCAGGAAACACTGACCTGTTATAACGGGGTAAAGGGCGACGGATGCGGTGACTGTCCTGCGTGCAAGCTGAGAAGAAAAGGAATGGAAGCCTATCTAACAGAGCGCCGGAACTGAGATTCAGGCTTAGAAAATTTGTCTAAGTGTTATCTTGTTTTTAGATTCTTATTGATAAAACATTAACAAAATAGTACAATAGGAATGTAACCAATGGTCAGGGTTGTCAACATATCAATCCTCTGCAACAAAGGAGATAACGTATGGGAAGATTTACATTACCTAGAGATTTGTACTTTGGAAAAGGATCACTTGAGACACTGAAGACGCTGGACGGAAAAAAAGCTGTTTTAGTCATCGGCGGCGGATCTATGAAACGTTTTGGATTTGTAGACCAGGTTGTTGATTATTTAAAAGAAGCAGGCATAGAGACAAAATTAATTGAGGGAGTAGAGCCGGACCCTTCTGTTGAGACCGTATTTAAAGGTGCCGAGATTATGAGAGAGTTTGAACCGGACTGGATCGTGGCAATGGGCGGAGGATCTCCGATCGATGCTGCAAAAGCTATGTGGATCTTCTATGAACATCCGGAAACCACATTTGACGATGTAAAAGACCCATTCACAGTTCCAAAACTCAGAAACAAAGCAAGATTCCTTGCAATCCCTTCAACTTCAGGAACAGCTACGGAAGTGACGGCATTTGCTGTTATCACGGACTACAGTTCAGGCATTAAATATCCGCTGGCAGACTTTGAGATCACACCGGATGTTGCCATTGTAGACCCTGCACTGGCAGAGACGATGCCTCCGAAACTGACCTCTTATACAGGAATGGATGCACTGACCCATGCGATTGAAGCATATGTTGCCGGACTGCATTCACCATTTTCAGATCCTTTGGCAATCGATGCCATCGAGATGGTATTTGACAACTTAAAAGCTTCCTATGAGGGAGACATGACCGCACGTGAAAATATGCACTATGCACAATGTCTTGCAGGAATGTCATTCTCTAATGCACTGTTAGGAATTGTACATTCTTTAGCGCATAAGACAGGAGCAGTTTTTGATACAGGACATATCACACACGGATGTGCGAACGCTATCTATCTTCCGTATGTGATCCAGTTTAATGCAAAGGTATGCGAAGACCGCTATGCAGCCATTGCAAGAAAGATCGGCCTCCCTGGAAATTCCGATAAAGCACTGACACTTTCTTTGATTGAAGCAATCCGGGATATGAACAAGAAGCTGAACATTGTTTCCAACCTGAAAGATTTCGGAATCAATGAAGAAGAATTCAACCAGAAGAAGAGGATGATCGCGGAGCGTGCTGTGGCAGACGCATGTA
Coding sequences within:
- the queC gene encoding 7-cyano-7-deazaguanine synthase QueC; translation: MSKPTKAVVVFSGGQDSTTCLFWAKKKYEEVIALSFNYGQKHSDELVCAKEICKKHGVEHHILDMGLLNQLAPNSLTRADIEVDKEAPETGTPNSFVDGRNMLFLTFAAVFAKQRGIHVLVTGVSQSDFSGYPDCRHVFITSLETTLTLAMDYEFEVITPLMWIDKKETWKMADDLGVFDIIRQETLTCYNGVKGDGCGDCPACKLRRKGMEAYLTERRN
- a CDS encoding iron-containing alcohol dehydrogenase, yielding MGRFTLPRDLYFGKGSLETLKTLDGKKAVLVIGGGSMKRFGFVDQVVDYLKEAGIETKLIEGVEPDPSVETVFKGAEIMREFEPDWIVAMGGGSPIDAAKAMWIFYEHPETTFDDVKDPFTVPKLRNKARFLAIPSTSGTATEVTAFAVITDYSSGIKYPLADFEITPDVAIVDPALAETMPPKLTSYTGMDALTHAIEAYVAGLHSPFSDPLAIDAIEMVFDNLKASYEGDMTARENMHYAQCLAGMSFSNALLGIVHSLAHKTGAVFDTGHITHGCANAIYLPYVIQFNAKVCEDRYAAIARKIGLPGNSDKALTLSLIEAIRDMNKKLNIVSNLKDFGINEEEFNQKKRMIAERAVADACTGSNPRETSVDDMEKVLECIYYGKDVIF